The following proteins are encoded in a genomic region of Comamonas resistens:
- a CDS encoding GNAT family N-acetyltransferase: MIQIHEPETARLRLRQWRRSDYPCFARLNADPETMRFFPATLTAAESNALAQRCHDFIEQRGWGIWAVEEKASKTFIGFTGLHIPTDELPFSPCVEIAWRLTRSAWGKGFATEAARAALTFAFAQLALPEVVSFTAVSNIPSQRVMQRLGMERDPQTFGHPSLPSCHPLREHVVYRARQLPADS, encoded by the coding sequence ATGATCCAGATCCACGAACCAGAAACAGCCCGCTTGCGTCTTCGGCAGTGGCGGCGCTCCGACTACCCCTGTTTTGCGCGCCTGAATGCCGACCCGGAAACCATGCGTTTTTTCCCAGCGACGCTGACTGCGGCCGAGAGCAACGCCCTGGCGCAGCGCTGTCATGACTTTATCGAGCAGCGCGGCTGGGGTATCTGGGCCGTGGAGGAAAAAGCCAGCAAGACCTTCATCGGCTTTACCGGCCTGCACATTCCCACGGACGAGCTGCCTTTTTCACCCTGTGTCGAAATTGCCTGGCGGCTCACCCGGTCGGCCTGGGGCAAGGGCTTTGCCACCGAAGCCGCGCGCGCCGCGCTGACCTTTGCCTTTGCGCAGTTGGCCCTGCCCGAAGTCGTGTCCTTTACAGCCGTCAGCAATATTCCCTCCCAACGGGTCATGCAGCGACTGGGCATGGAGCGCGACCCGCAAACCTTTGGGCACCCCAGCCTTCCAAGCTGCCACCCCTTGCGCGAGCATGTGGTCTACCGCGCAAGGCAGTTACCAGCGGATTCTTGA
- a CDS encoding MFS transporter, with the protein MPRPGLNPSWIVVAAGVSASLHVGKLPPAVPVLQQELGISLVQAGFLLSTVQVAGMALGLVVGLGADKWGLRRSMLTGLALMALSSLVGAAATGFAWLLALRVLEGLGFLLVAMPAPGLIRRNVNAAELSGRMGWWGSYMPIGSAIGLLLGPWVLQATSWQAWWIALGCSSLLAFIAVWRMVPADAARISASATPAVADSGSNGWRPRLALTLRSPGPWLVSLAFMLYSGQWMGVVGFLPTMYAQAGLSAKLAGMLTAVVAAANMVGNIASGKLMQRGWSPRRCLQIGYVAMGLCALLAYVQFGDQPLAPLWLRFVAVVLFSAAGGLIPATLFTSAMHLAPSPGTVSTTVGFMQQWSCVGQFAGPPLVAAVATAMGGWQFTWLVTGSMCAGGWLLALGIDRCWHRLQR; encoded by the coding sequence ATGCCGCGCCCAGGCCTCAATCCCTCCTGGATTGTCGTGGCTGCCGGTGTCAGCGCATCCCTGCATGTGGGCAAGCTGCCGCCTGCCGTTCCGGTGCTGCAGCAGGAGCTGGGCATTTCCCTCGTGCAGGCAGGCTTTCTGCTTTCCACCGTGCAGGTGGCGGGGATGGCGCTGGGGCTGGTGGTCGGCCTTGGTGCGGACAAATGGGGGCTGCGGCGCAGCATGTTGACGGGGCTGGCGTTGATGGCATTGTCCAGCCTCGTGGGCGCTGCCGCGACCGGCTTTGCCTGGCTGCTGGCGCTGCGTGTGCTCGAAGGCCTGGGCTTTTTGCTGGTCGCCATGCCTGCGCCGGGGCTGATTCGGCGCAATGTGAACGCCGCCGAACTCAGCGGCCGCATGGGCTGGTGGGGCTCATATATGCCTATAGGCAGCGCCATCGGGCTGTTGCTGGGGCCCTGGGTGCTGCAAGCCACTTCCTGGCAGGCCTGGTGGATTGCATTGGGCTGCAGTTCCTTGCTGGCGTTTATCGCGGTATGGCGCATGGTGCCTGCGGATGCTGCTCGTATTTCTGCGAGTGCAACGCCCGCTGTGGCCGATTCGGGCAGCAATGGCTGGCGACCGCGCCTGGCGTTGACGCTGCGCAGCCCCGGTCCATGGCTGGTGTCGCTGGCCTTCATGCTGTATTCAGGCCAGTGGATGGGAGTGGTGGGCTTTTTGCCCACCATGTATGCGCAGGCAGGCCTGAGTGCCAAGCTGGCAGGCATGCTGACTGCGGTGGTTGCCGCCGCCAATATGGTGGGAAATATTGCCTCGGGCAAGCTCATGCAACGAGGCTGGAGTCCCCGTCGTTGCCTGCAGATCGGCTATGTGGCCATGGGGTTGTGCGCGCTGCTGGCTTATGTGCAGTTCGGCGATCAGCCCTTGGCGCCGTTGTGGCTGCGCTTTGTGGCCGTCGTGCTGTTTTCCGCGGCCGGGGGCTTGATTCCCGCCACGCTGTTCACCTCTGCCATGCATCTGGCACCCAGTCCGGGCACGGTATCGACTACGGTGGGTTTCATGCAGCAATGGTCTTGCGTGGGGCAGTTTGCCGGGCCGCCGCTGGTGGCGGCAGTTGCCACTGCCATGGGCGGATGGCAATTCACCTGGCTGGTCACGGGCAGCATGTGCGCGGGCGGCTGGTTGCTGGCCCTGGGCATTGATAGATGTTGGCATCGTTTGCAGCGATGA
- a CDS encoding amidohydrolase: MQKRQFLVTAASWTTALSTPWLAGCAASGKPEPGSASDTQAGFADAIYFGGPILTMNDAQPQVQALAVRGTQIAAVGDRQAVEALRGPDTRMVDLQGRTLIPGFVDPHSHLGGVGLQAIAANLLPPPDGPNASIAELQQTLREYIKTSPEAKQLGLAFGFGYDDSQLKERRHPTRDDLDAVSRTVPIAVIHQSGHFGSLNSAALKKAGIGADTPNPEGGVIRRKPGSKQPDGVLEENAFFFTLGKIMPKLSEEQSMEWLEKAQELYLQYGYTTVQDGRADPGAVATTIVAAKAGRLKVDVVSYPDITQLGDGAFMHGPYYSRRYTGHFRIGGVKLTLDGSPQGKTAWLTQPYLVPPKGQKSGYRGYGVLPDAKVNELVAKAVNNGWQILVHGNGDAAIDQMIAAVRASGPVEKTRAARPVLIHGQTLRRDQIPQLKDLGIFPSLFPMHTFYWGDWHRDSVLGDPRAQNISPTGWVLQQGMRFTSHHDAPVALPSSIRVLDATVNRVTRTGKVLGPEHRVSPWIALQAQTLWSAYQHFEDDRKGSLEVGKLADLVILSDNPLTMERSRLATLEVLQTIKEGRSVYQKPH, encoded by the coding sequence ATGCAAAAACGCCAGTTTCTTGTCACCGCAGCATCCTGGACCACTGCCTTGTCCACCCCTTGGCTGGCCGGCTGTGCAGCTTCCGGCAAGCCTGAGCCGGGCTCCGCCAGTGATACGCAGGCGGGCTTTGCGGATGCCATTTATTTCGGCGGCCCCATCCTGACCATGAATGACGCCCAGCCTCAGGTACAGGCTCTGGCGGTACGCGGCACCCAGATTGCGGCAGTGGGTGATCGCCAGGCGGTGGAGGCCTTGCGCGGGCCGGACACGCGCATGGTGGATTTGCAGGGGCGTACTCTGATCCCCGGGTTTGTCGATCCGCACAGCCACCTGGGAGGTGTGGGTCTGCAGGCGATTGCGGCCAATCTGCTGCCGCCGCCTGATGGACCCAATGCCTCGATCGCCGAGCTGCAGCAGACGCTGCGCGAATACATCAAGACCTCGCCCGAGGCGAAGCAGCTGGGCCTGGCTTTCGGCTTTGGCTACGACGACTCCCAGCTCAAGGAGCGGCGCCACCCCACGCGTGACGATTTGGATGCAGTCTCGCGCACGGTTCCGATTGCGGTGATTCATCAGTCAGGCCATTTTGGCTCGCTGAACTCTGCGGCGCTGAAAAAGGCCGGTATCGGTGCAGATACGCCCAACCCCGAAGGCGGTGTGATTCGCCGCAAGCCCGGCAGCAAGCAGCCGGACGGCGTGCTGGAGGAAAACGCCTTTTTCTTCACCCTGGGCAAGATCATGCCCAAGCTGAGCGAAGAGCAGTCCATGGAGTGGCTGGAAAAAGCGCAGGAGCTGTATCTGCAATACGGCTACACCACGGTGCAGGATGGCCGCGCCGACCCTGGCGCCGTGGCTACGACGATTGTAGCGGCCAAGGCCGGCAGGCTCAAGGTCGATGTGGTGTCCTACCCCGACATCACGCAACTGGGCGACGGTGCTTTCATGCACGGCCCTTACTACAGTCGCAGATACACCGGACATTTCCGCATTGGCGGCGTGAAGCTGACGCTGGATGGCTCCCCCCAGGGCAAGACGGCCTGGTTGACCCAGCCCTATCTGGTGCCGCCCAAAGGCCAAAAGAGTGGTTACCGGGGCTATGGTGTGCTGCCTGATGCCAAGGTCAACGAACTGGTGGCCAAGGCGGTCAACAACGGCTGGCAGATTCTGGTGCACGGCAACGGCGATGCAGCCATCGACCAAATGATTGCTGCCGTGCGTGCCAGCGGCCCGGTGGAGAAAACGCGTGCCGCGCGGCCCGTGCTGATTCACGGTCAGACCCTGAGACGCGACCAGATTCCGCAGCTCAAGGACCTGGGGATCTTTCCCTCGCTGTTCCCCATGCATACCTTTTACTGGGGCGACTGGCACCGCGATTCGGTGCTGGGCGATCCGCGTGCACAGAACATCTCGCCCACGGGTTGGGTGTTGCAGCAGGGCATGCGCTTTACCTCGCACCACGACGCGCCGGTCGCTCTGCCGTCATCGATTCGGGTGCTGGATGCGACAGTCAACCGCGTCACCCGCACCGGCAAGGTGCTGGGCCCGGAGCACCGGGTCTCGCCCTGGATTGCGCTGCAGGCCCAGACGCTGTGGTCGGCTTACCAACATTTTGAAGATGACCGCAAGGGCTCGCTGGAGGTCGGCAAGCTGGCCGATCTGGTGATTCTGTCGGACAACCCGTTGACCATGGAGCGCTCCAGGCTCGCCACGCTGGAAGTGCTGCAGACCATCAAGGAAGGCCGCAGCGTCTATCAGAAGCCTCATTGA
- a CDS encoding FUSC family protein yields MQASDSGGFPLRWSNPITLAWRRARTTFPSRAKLAARDAIAAALASALAWQLARLLWNHPRPAFAVVTAVICLAPGLPSHLKQAKSLLIGCTLGIVIGDLLWQLPDQHLLIRLSAGIFLAVLLGAIIGPAPAVPIQSGVSVVLVLGLGPSTAGSARLLDVLVGAAVGLLFSQVLFTSNPIKDMGRAASTFLKQLANGLDLILKACQMQQADSAETALGQLSLAHESLAALRAAVGQAHASRRWSLRGRLNADRLAFVTRRYDRHALRVYATALLLAESMNRATSHTHSPPPEVLSSYCRWLVDACLDLANQPTVVALKSDDPLATLAPWQPEVQPNIAPLLAADWQAAYEAAQQFENALRALIGSRDA; encoded by the coding sequence ATGCAGGCTTCTGACTCAGGAGGCTTTCCATTGCGCTGGAGCAACCCCATCACCCTGGCCTGGCGCCGCGCCAGAACCACTTTTCCCTCTCGTGCAAAGCTGGCGGCTCGCGATGCAATCGCCGCTGCACTGGCCAGCGCCCTGGCCTGGCAGCTGGCGCGCCTGCTCTGGAATCATCCCCGCCCCGCTTTTGCAGTGGTCACGGCCGTGATCTGTCTGGCTCCCGGCCTGCCTAGCCACCTCAAGCAGGCCAAAAGCCTGCTGATCGGCTGCACCCTGGGCATTGTGATTGGCGATCTGCTGTGGCAGTTGCCCGACCAGCATCTGCTGATCCGGCTCAGTGCCGGCATTTTCCTGGCCGTGCTGCTGGGCGCGATCATAGGCCCCGCACCGGCCGTACCTATTCAGTCGGGCGTCTCCGTGGTACTGGTTTTGGGCCTGGGCCCCAGCACTGCGGGCAGCGCGCGTCTGCTCGATGTGCTGGTCGGTGCAGCTGTAGGGCTGCTGTTCAGCCAGGTGCTGTTCACCTCCAACCCCATCAAGGATATGGGCCGGGCGGCTTCCACCTTTCTCAAACAGCTGGCCAACGGGCTGGACCTGATTCTGAAAGCTTGCCAGATGCAGCAGGCCGACAGTGCTGAAACCGCGCTGGGTCAGCTGTCTCTGGCGCATGAATCCTTGGCCGCCCTGCGCGCTGCTGTAGGGCAAGCCCATGCCTCGCGCCGTTGGTCGCTGCGCGGACGGCTCAATGCCGACCGGCTGGCGTTTGTCACCCGCCGCTATGACCGCCATGCACTGCGCGTTTATGCCACGGCCTTGTTACTGGCCGAAAGCATGAACCGCGCGACCTCCCATACCCATAGCCCACCGCCCGAAGTGCTGAGCAGCTATTGCCGCTGGCTGGTCGATGCCTGCCTGGATCTGGCCAACCAACCCACCGTGGTCGCACTCAAAAGTGATGATCCATTGGCCACCCTGGCTCCCTGGCAGCCCGAGGTTCAACCCAATATCGCGCCGCTGCTGGCCGCCGACTGGCAGGCCGCTTATGAAGCCGCCCAGCAGTTCGAGAATGCGCTGCGCGCACTCATAGGCTCGCGCGATGCCTGA
- a CDS encoding APC family permease yields the protein MTDRPPSAASASSTPARLQKTLLLWHVIIIGLAYIQPMTLLDTFGMVSRDSLQHVPTSYFVALLAVLLTSLSYGHMIRRYPSSGSAYTYAQKAIHPNVGFMVGWSSLLDYLLSPMVNILLAKIYLTSIFPEVNHWVWIVGLTALMVVVNLRGIRFVANFNGLIVFFQLLIIAIFTFLVWRELHAGQNALGAIAEHGGLSLWSGSPFWSAQADIGALITGATILCFSFTGFDSLSSLAEETHNTEKTLPKAIFLTALISGLIFIAATYFLQLYFPGDPKQYFRAVDETQPEILYLVGGALFKSVVLAFAIVTVMASGIAAHAGVSRLMYVMGRDGVIHKRFFGHIDPKTFTPSYNILLVGAVALTAGFLSLEYVVALISFGALTAFSFVNLSVLAEYVWRQGRWHSLGDVLRYVVTPVLGFMSVGAMWLEVEPTSLTSGLIWGSIGFAYLGIITGGFRSCAPQYREDIE from the coding sequence TTGACTGATCGCCCGCCCTCCGCGGCCTCGGCCTCCTCCACCCCTGCCCGCCTGCAGAAGACCCTGCTGCTATGGCATGTGATCATCATCGGCCTGGCCTACATCCAGCCCATGACCTTGCTGGACACTTTTGGCATGGTCTCGCGCGATTCGCTGCAGCATGTGCCGACCTCCTACTTTGTCGCGCTGCTGGCGGTCCTGCTCACCTCGCTGAGCTACGGTCACATGATTCGGCGCTACCCCTCTTCCGGCTCGGCCTATACCTATGCCCAAAAGGCCATCCACCCCAATGTGGGCTTCATGGTCGGCTGGTCCTCGCTGCTGGACTATCTGCTCTCGCCCATGGTCAATATCCTGCTGGCCAAGATCTATCTGACCTCGATATTCCCCGAGGTCAATCACTGGGTCTGGATCGTGGGTCTGACAGCCCTGATGGTCGTCGTCAACCTGCGCGGCATTCGCTTTGTGGCCAACTTCAACGGTCTCATCGTTTTCTTTCAGTTGCTCATCATTGCCATCTTCACCTTCCTGGTCTGGCGTGAGCTGCACGCCGGCCAGAACGCACTGGGTGCCATCGCCGAACATGGCGGTCTAAGCCTCTGGAGCGGATCACCCTTCTGGAGTGCCCAGGCCGATATCGGGGCGCTGATTACCGGTGCCACCATCCTGTGCTTCTCCTTTACCGGCTTTGACTCCCTGTCTTCTCTCGCCGAGGAGACCCACAACACCGAAAAGACCTTGCCCAAGGCGATTTTCCTGACCGCCTTGATCTCCGGCCTGATCTTTATTGCCGCCACCTATTTCCTGCAGCTGTACTTTCCGGGCGATCCCAAGCAGTACTTCAGGGCCGTGGACGAAACCCAGCCCGAAATCCTCTACCTGGTGGGCGGCGCGCTGTTCAAATCCGTGGTGCTGGCTTTTGCCATCGTCACCGTCATGGCCTCGGGCATTGCCGCTCATGCGGGCGTCTCGCGCCTGATGTATGTGATGGGGCGCGACGGCGTGATCCACAAGCGCTTTTTCGGCCATATCGACCCCAAGACCTTCACACCCTCCTACAACATTCTGCTCGTGGGTGCGGTGGCTCTGACCGCCGGCTTCCTGAGCCTTGAATATGTGGTGGCCCTGATCAGCTTCGGTGCGCTCACGGCCTTCAGCTTTGTGAACCTGTCGGTCCTGGCCGAGTATGTCTGGCGCCAGGGCCGCTGGCACAGCCTGGGCGATGTGCTGCGCTATGTGGTCACACCGGTGCTGGGCTTTATGAGCGTGGGCGCCATGTGGCTGGAAGTGGAGCCCACCTCGCTGACCTCCGGCTTGATCTGGGGCAGCATCGGCTTCGCCTATCTGGGCATCATCACCGGCGGTTTTCGCAGCTGTGCGCCCCAGTATCGCGAAGATATCGAGTAA
- a CDS encoding EVE domain-containing protein encodes MTNIASLTVPSASSAVSGQRYWLMKNEPDEYSIDHALVAPDQLMGWNGVRNYQARNFMRDDMQIGDGVLYWHSSCAEPGIYGIARIAGNLRVDTSQFDPADPYYDPKSSPDKPRWLMLDVQALRKTRPLLIAELREQPELGDMRVLQKGNRLSITPVSQAEWKCIMGLLEGR; translated from the coding sequence ATGACCAATATCGCAAGCTTGACCGTCCCCAGCGCCTCCTCCGCCGTCTCGGGCCAGCGCTACTGGCTCATGAAGAATGAGCCCGACGAATACTCCATCGATCACGCACTGGTTGCGCCAGACCAGCTCATGGGATGGAACGGCGTGCGCAACTATCAGGCACGCAACTTCATGCGTGACGACATGCAGATCGGTGACGGCGTCCTGTATTGGCACTCCAGCTGCGCCGAGCCCGGCATCTACGGTATCGCCCGCATTGCCGGCAATTTGCGCGTGGATACTTCTCAGTTCGACCCTGCCGACCCTTACTACGACCCCAAGTCGTCCCCGGACAAACCGCGTTGGCTGATGCTGGATGTGCAGGCGCTGCGCAAGACACGCCCTTTGCTGATCGCCGAACTGCGTGAGCAGCCAGAGCTCGGCGACATGCGGGTACTGCAAAAAGGCAATCGTCTGTCCATCACGCCGGTAAGCCAGGCCGAATGGAAATGCATCATGGGTCTGCTCGAAGGACGCTAG
- a CDS encoding GlsB/YeaQ/YmgE family stress response membrane protein produces MSIIGTIIVGLIVGLIARAIKPGNDSMGWIMTILLGIAGSFVATYLGTAMGWYRAGEAAGWIASVIGAIIVLFIYGFIRSKTQG; encoded by the coding sequence ATGTCCATCATTGGCACCATCATCGTAGGCCTGATCGTCGGCCTGATTGCTCGCGCCATCAAACCGGGCAATGACAGCATGGGGTGGATCATGACCATCCTGCTCGGTATCGCAGGCTCTTTTGTGGCTACCTATCTGGGCACAGCCATGGGCTGGTACAGAGCCGGTGAGGCCGCGGGCTGGATCGCCTCGGTCATCGGCGCCATCATCGTGCTCTTCATCTACGGTTTCATCCGCAGCAAGACACAGGGTTGA
- a CDS encoding C40 family peptidase: MSRWLIALLFVGVTSAHAAPSEQRDDDMTQLLVNRSLITQLREARHTVAEKTTDFVREARQSVTEKTSDLVVTAMGFLGVPYRLGGTSAETGFDCSGFVRAIYSQTVGKVLPRVASEQAHATQQIDREELKPGDLVFFNTMRRTFSHVGIYVGEGKFIHAPRTGASVRVESMQTSYWARRFDGARRVEGADASAATAAAYSALAPIQP; this comes from the coding sequence ATGTCCAGATGGCTTATTGCACTACTTTTTGTCGGCGTGACCTCCGCACATGCGGCGCCCAGCGAGCAGCGTGACGACGACATGACTCAGTTGCTGGTCAACCGCAGTCTGATTACCCAGTTACGTGAAGCTCGCCACACCGTGGCCGAGAAGACGACCGACTTCGTTCGCGAAGCGCGTCAGAGCGTGACCGAAAAAACCTCCGACCTGGTCGTGACGGCCATGGGCTTCCTCGGTGTTCCTTACCGCTTGGGCGGCACCAGTGCGGAGACCGGCTTTGACTGCAGCGGTTTCGTGCGGGCCATCTACTCCCAGACCGTGGGCAAGGTTCTTCCCCGCGTGGCCTCCGAGCAAGCCCATGCCACTCAGCAGATCGACCGCGAAGAGCTCAAACCTGGCGATCTGGTCTTCTTCAACACCATGCGCCGCACCTTCAGCCATGTCGGCATTTACGTGGGCGAAGGCAAATTCATCCACGCGCCCCGCACCGGCGCCAGTGTGCGTGTGGAGAGCATGCAGACCTCCTACTGGGCCCGCCGCTTCGACGGCGCCCGCCGTGTCGAAGGAGCCGATGCCTCGGCCGCCACCGCAGCCGCCTACAGTGCACTGGCTCCTATCCAACCCTGA
- a CDS encoding isochorismatase family protein — protein MLLDATESQLVLIDYQDKLMPVIHDGEQALANAIKLAKLAQLMEVPVWGTEQNPSRLGLNNAELKALCNKTLEKMYFSAVPEGLGEWLRPPAKPQGGNARSLPKHLQKPQQQAPERNMVVIAGCETHVCLLQTALELLEEEFDVWVVTDACGSRTERNRDAAFDRLAGAGAELVTTEMVMFEWLRTCEDPAFKDMLALVK, from the coding sequence ATGCTGCTGGACGCAACCGAATCGCAACTGGTCCTGATCGACTATCAGGACAAGCTCATGCCTGTCATCCATGACGGTGAACAGGCATTGGCCAATGCCATCAAGCTGGCCAAGCTGGCCCAACTGATGGAAGTACCGGTCTGGGGTACGGAACAGAACCCTTCGCGCCTGGGGCTTAACAACGCTGAACTTAAAGCCCTGTGCAACAAGACTCTGGAGAAGATGTACTTCAGCGCCGTGCCCGAAGGCCTGGGCGAGTGGCTGCGCCCACCGGCAAAGCCCCAGGGCGGTAATGCCCGCAGCCTGCCCAAGCATCTGCAAAAGCCCCAGCAGCAAGCGCCCGAGCGCAATATGGTTGTCATCGCCGGTTGCGAAACCCATGTCTGCCTGCTGCAGACGGCGCTGGAATTGCTGGAAGAAGAGTTCGATGTATGGGTAGTGACCGATGCCTGCGGCTCGCGCACCGAGCGCAACCGTGATGCGGCGTTCGACCGCCTCGCCGGTGCGGGCGCCGAGCTGGTGACCACGGAGATGGTCATGTTCGAGTGGCTGCGTACCTGTGAGGATCCTGCATTCAAGGACATGCTGGCACTGGTGAAGTAA
- a CDS encoding propionate--CoA ligase, which translates to MSEHFAEFYQRSIDDRDGFWAEQAELIDWQQKPSQICDYSHPPFARWFVGGVTNLCHNAVDRHLATRSDQNALIAVSTETNTEKTYTYKELHTEVSRMAAVLQALGVEKGDRVQIYMPMIAEACFAMLACVRLGAIHTVVFGGFASGALASRIDDAQPKVIISADAGSRGGRVVAYKPLLDEALKQSTHQPAAVLMVNRGLAEMPMSAGRDHDWAALRAQHLDAQVECVWVESTHPSYILYTSGTTGKPKGVQRDTGGYTVALAASMPHIFDAQAGQTFFCTSDIGWVVGHSYIIYAPLIAGMATVMYEGLPIRPDAGIWWSLVEKYKVTHMFSAPTAIRVLKKHEAEHLTRYDISSLKALWLAGEPLDEPTAAWISAAIKKPIVDNYWQTETGWPIMTLCNGVEPQSTRFGSPGKAVYGYNVKLIDDATGQELTEPNQKGVLAMEGPLPPGCMQTVWRDDQRFINTYWKSIPGRLVYSTFDWGIRDADGYYFILGRTDDVINVAGHRLGTREIEEVISSHAQVAEVAVVGVADSLKGQVALAFAVVRDANVVADEASCKNLEADVMKLVDSALGAVARPQRVLFVTALPKTRSGKLLRRALQAVAEGRDPGDLSTMEDPAALAQVQSRL; encoded by the coding sequence ATGAGTGAGCATTTCGCAGAGTTTTACCAGCGTTCCATTGATGACCGCGACGGTTTCTGGGCAGAACAGGCAGAGTTGATTGACTGGCAGCAAAAGCCTTCGCAGATCTGTGATTACAGCCATCCGCCGTTTGCCCGCTGGTTTGTGGGAGGCGTCACCAACTTGTGCCACAACGCGGTGGACCGCCATCTGGCCACGCGCAGTGATCAGAATGCGCTGATAGCGGTTTCGACCGAGACCAATACCGAAAAAACCTACACCTACAAGGAGCTGCACACAGAGGTCAGCCGCATGGCGGCTGTGCTGCAGGCACTGGGTGTGGAAAAAGGTGACCGGGTGCAGATCTATATGCCCATGATTGCCGAGGCCTGCTTTGCCATGCTGGCCTGTGTGCGTCTGGGGGCGATTCACACGGTCGTGTTTGGCGGCTTTGCCTCAGGTGCGCTGGCATCGCGTATCGATGATGCCCAGCCCAAGGTGATCATCAGTGCGGATGCGGGCTCGCGCGGCGGTCGTGTCGTGGCTTACAAACCCCTGCTGGACGAGGCTTTGAAGCAGTCCACTCACCAGCCTGCCGCGGTACTGATGGTCAATCGTGGTCTGGCCGAGATGCCCATGAGCGCCGGGCGCGACCATGACTGGGCGGCACTGCGTGCGCAGCATCTGGATGCCCAGGTCGAATGCGTGTGGGTGGAATCCACGCATCCCAGCTACATCCTCTATACCAGCGGCACCACGGGCAAGCCCAAGGGCGTACAGCGCGACACCGGCGGCTACACGGTCGCGCTGGCTGCCAGCATGCCCCATATCTTCGATGCTCAGGCGGGCCAGACCTTTTTCTGCACCAGCGATATCGGCTGGGTCGTGGGCCATAGCTACATCATCTATGCCCCGTTGATCGCCGGCATGGCCACCGTGATGTACGAAGGCCTGCCGATAAGGCCCGATGCGGGCATCTGGTGGAGTCTGGTCGAGAAGTACAAGGTCACCCATATGTTCTCGGCGCCCACGGCAATCCGTGTGCTCAAGAAGCATGAGGCCGAGCATCTGACACGCTACGACATCTCGAGCCTCAAGGCTTTGTGGCTGGCCGGCGAGCCGCTTGATGAACCCACGGCAGCCTGGATCAGCGCCGCGATCAAGAAGCCCATTGTCGACAACTACTGGCAGACCGAAACAGGCTGGCCCATCATGACGCTGTGCAATGGCGTGGAGCCTCAGTCCACCCGCTTCGGCAGCCCCGGCAAGGCCGTTTATGGCTATAACGTCAAGCTCATCGACGATGCCACAGGCCAGGAGTTGACCGAACCCAACCAGAAAGGCGTGCTGGCCATGGAAGGCCCGCTGCCGCCGGGCTGCATGCAAACCGTCTGGCGCGATGACCAGCGCTTCATCAATACCTATTGGAAGAGCATTCCCGGGCGCTTGGTTTACAGCACTTTTGATTGGGGCATTCGCGATGCCGACGGTTACTATTTCATCCTGGGTCGAACCGACGATGTGATCAACGTGGCCGGGCACCGCCTGGGCACCCGCGAGATCGAGGAAGTGATTTCCTCGCATGCCCAGGTTGCCGAGGTGGCGGTCGTGGGCGTGGCCGACAGCCTCAAGGGACAGGTTGCGCTGGCTTTCGCCGTGGTGCGTGATGCGAATGTGGTGGCGGATGAGGCAAGCTGCAAAAACCTGGAGGCCGATGTGATGAAGCTGGTGGACTCGGCATTGGGCGCTGTCGCCCGTCCCCAACGCGTTTTGTTTGTCACCGCATTGCCCAAGACGCGCAGCGGCAAATTGCTGCGGCGCGCGTTGCAGGCGGTGGCAGAAGGTCGTGACCCCGGTGATCTGAGCACCATGGAAGATCCCGCGGCTTTGGCTCAGGTGCAGTCGAGGCTCTGA